Genomic window (Hydrogenimonas cancrithermarum):
AACGAAATCCGTTCCTCCGCCCGTGGCTTCATGACCGGATGCAAAGACAACTGCAGGAAGAAAAAATGCAGCCATCAAAACCAATTTTCGCACATTTTCTCCTTTTTATATTTGACTGAATTTGGCTTTCAAAGACTCTTTGAAAAGCGGCATTTGTGAAAGAAGTTCGCTTTTGAGCTGCTCCTCTTCTTTCTTCAGCTCATCAAGAAATCCCTGATATGCCTTCTCCAGCTCCTCTTTTTTCGCTTCGATTTTGCTCGTTGCGAGTAGCTTGGACTCTTCGATCGTTTTGGCCCGTAATGCGGCGGCTTCGCTTTTCGCTTCCGCAATTATCGCTTCCGTCTTCGCTTTCAGCTCATCGATTTCCGAGCTGTCTGCGCTGACATTTTCCAGATCTTTACGAATACTCTTGTCACGTTCGTCCATAAAAGCCAAAAGTGGCCGATAGAGCCAACTGTTAAGCAGCATCAACAGTACGAGAAAGACGACTGCGACAAGAAGCATCAGGGACAGACTTATATCCAGCATGCACGCGCTCCTTTCTAAAAATTGGGCAATGTTATCATATTTATCCAAAATTCAAAATTAAGGATACTCTAAAACCCTGTATGGTTCAGGGCTTTGAAGTGGCCTTAAGCACTATAAATTCGAGGAAAACCGTTTGATGAAATCCTTCAGTTCGTTTTCGTCGCTGAATCTTATCTCGACTTTTTGCTGTTTTATGTTCACTTTGTAGGGGATGTGTTCCTTGATCAGATCGGCATAGGCGCTCAAATCAAGCCCGGACGTTTTTTTCGCATGGGGTTTTTTCTTCTCGACAGACTTCATGCCTGCTACAAGCTGCTCCGTTTCACGTACGCTCAGTTTCTGTCCTACGATGGTATCGCATACGACTTTCTGATCCTTTTCGTCGAGCCCTACGATAACTTTGGCATGCCCCTGGGATATGATAGATTTTGAGAGTTTCTCGAGGACATACCCGCTCAACTGCAAAAGCCGCATCGTATTGGCAATCTGGGTTCTGCTTTTGTGGATGATTTTGGAAAGTTCGTCCTGGGTAATGCCATACTCGTCGATCAGTTCTTTGTATGATTTGGCCAATTCCACGGGATTGAGAGATTCACGCTGTATATTTTCGATAAGCGCCAGTTCTCTAAAGCGTGTACGGTCGATATCGGCGACAATCGCACGGATCGTCTCGAGTCCGGCGAGCTTGCTGGCACGAACACGGCGTTCACCTGCAATCAGAACGTACTCTCCGTTCTGTTCGATCACGACGACTGGCTGTAGAAGCCCATGCCGCTTGATCGACTCGGAAAGTTCTCTGATGGAAGATTCGTCGAAATGGGTCCTCGGCTGATAGGGATTGGGAACGATATCGCTCAGCGGCAGTTCGACGATTTGTTCCGCAGCACTCTTTTCATCACTCTTGAACTCATTTTCATACGCCTCGGCGACTTCGCCCAAAATGGCTCCGAGACCCCGTCCCAATGATTTGCTCTTTCCTTTTTTTCCCATTCTCAGCCTTAGCTCGCCAAGATTGCCTGTGCCAGATGCTGGTAGGCCTGCGAGCCGGTCGATTTCACATCGTACAGTATGACCGGCTTGCCGAAACTCGGACTCTCAGCCAGTTTGACATTTCGTGGAATGACGATGAATTCGTCATCGTTCGACTTGAAAAGCTTGTTTTTGAAATGCTGTGTCAAATCGGCAAATACCTGTTTGGAGAGGTTGTTTTGCCCGCTGTACATTG
Coding sequences:
- a CDS encoding F0F1 ATP synthase subunit B family protein; the protein is MLDISLSLMLLVAVVFLVLLMLLNSWLYRPLLAFMDERDKSIRKDLENVSADSSEIDELKAKTEAIIAEAKSEAAALRAKTIEESKLLATSKIEAKKEELEKAYQGFLDELKKEEEQLKSELLSQMPLFKESLKAKFSQI
- a CDS encoding ParB/RepB/Spo0J family partition protein, which gives rise to MGKKGKSKSLGRGLGAILGEVAEAYENEFKSDEKSAAEQIVELPLSDIVPNPYQPRTHFDESSIRELSESIKRHGLLQPVVVIEQNGEYVLIAGERRVRASKLAGLETIRAIVADIDRTRFRELALIENIQRESLNPVELAKSYKELIDEYGITQDELSKIIHKSRTQIANTMRLLQLSGYVLEKLSKSIISQGHAKVIVGLDEKDQKVVCDTIVGQKLSVRETEQLVAGMKSVEKKKPHAKKTSGLDLSAYADLIKEHIPYKVNIKQQKVEIRFSDENELKDFIKRFSSNL